From a region of the Drosophila mauritiana strain mau12 chromosome 4, ASM438214v1, whole genome shotgun sequence genome:
- the LOC117146306 gene encoding LOW QUALITY PROTEIN: uncharacterized protein LOC117146306 (The sequence of the model RefSeq protein was modified relative to this genomic sequence to represent the inferred CDS: inserted 2 bases in 1 codon): MAHSDICASQATTADQDQGTSSSDSNVPKPSLPNIYPLGTTRTSQAQSTTMNLEQYRLQLYNYALNIERLRCPQYGGTGASGASAPWLHLSPYGHHGSGSFPSVNRMAALSTISLFPQTQRIFQPEEPKPQHSYIGLIAMAILSSTDMKLVLSDIYQYILDNYPYFRSRGPGWRNSIRHNLSLNDCFIKSGRSANGKGHYWAIHPANMEDFRKGDFRRRKAQRKVRKHMGLSVDDASTDSPSPPPLDLTTPPPPSSQSALQLSALGYPYHQHYIGQFFNRSSAPGMTHYSPPDPSLLMQRQETNNLDQTIQPTQLQQPHSHHQHIAYINSTTTTTIANMFSQTRKRQFDVASLLAPDVQIVDIVSEDQESSVTPTTSARTTTQTHHTVITKQTIHREVVLGLEKPVQDADIDADIDVEVNVDVVDDSINPDTDSYSGGEERKKTRGTLKQIFSIEDNNSYLTDGRLSSFDAGPDHDPDHDPEDLEQHNFSIASSAARSLGSSSSQHEESSSLEECPIQDXLISSMATAKTSTLTVPISDAYIELNQVDPHMLSRYYGSYIAAAARRASIDASKTSRTSSITPPPKIEMLSQK, from the exons ATGGCGCACTCTGACATATGTGCTTCACAGGCGACCACTGCCGACCAGGATCAGGGAACGTCTTCAAGCGACAGCAATGTTCCAAAGCCATCTTTGCCCAACATCTATCCACTTGGAACGACAAGAACTTCACAAGCTCAATCAACGACGATGAATTTGGAACAATACCGCCTCCAGCTGTATAACTATGCACTCAATATTGAACGACTACGCTGCCCCCAATATGGTGGGACGGGTGCCAGTGGAGCTAGTGCTCCTTGGTTGCATTTAAGCCCCTACGGACACCATGGCTCAGGCAGTTTTCCATCAGTTAATCGAATGGCCGCTCTTTCAACAATTTCTCTCTTCCCACAAACGCAACGCATCTTTCAACCCGAGGAGCCTAAACCGCAACACAGCTATATTGGTTTAATTGCCATGGCCATATTGAGCTCAACTGATATGAAGTTGGTTCTCTCAGACATTTATCAATATATTTTGGATAATTATCCTTACTTTAGAAGTCGGGGGCCGGGATGGAGAAACTCCATCAGGCACAATCTCTCCCTAAATGATTGCTTTATCAAATCTGGACGAAGTGCAAATGGCAAGGGGCACTACTGGGCAATACATCCAGCCAACATGGAGGATTTTCGCAAAGGGGATTTTAGACGTCGCAAGGCGCAGCGTAAGGTCCGAAAGCATATGGGTCTATCGGTGGATGATGCCAGCACTGACTCGCCCAGCCCGCCGCCTTTGGATCTTACAACTCCACCCCCACCGAGTTCCCAGTCCGCTCTGCAACTATCTGCCCTGGGTTATCCATACCACCAGCATTATATCGGCCAGTTCTTTAATCGGAGCTCAGCACCTGGTATGACGCATTATTCCCCCCCAGATCCATCCTTGTTAATGCAACGACAAGAGACGAATAACCTGGATCAGACAATCCAACCAACTCAGCTTCAGCAGCCACATTCCCATCATCAGCACATTGCCTATATCAACTCCACCACGACAACAACTATCGCGAATATGTTTTCGCAGACGCGAAAGCGCCAGTTTGACGTGGCTTCGCTACTGGCACCCGACGTCCAAATCGTTGATATTGTCTCTGAAGACCAGGAGTCCTCAGTTACGCCAACCACTTCGGCGAGGACAACAACTCAAACTCATCATACTGTCATTACCAAGCAAACAATTCACCGCGAAGTTGTGTTGGGATTAGAAAAGCCTGTGCAAGATGCAGACATTGACGCTGATATTGATGTAGAAGTTAATGTCGACGTGGTAGACGATAGCATTAATCCTGATACTGATTCTTATTCGGGTGGGGAAGAAAGGAAAAAAACAAGGGGCACTTTGaagcaaatattttcaattgagGACAATAACTCGTACCTAACCGATGGCAGGCTATCTTCATTTGATGCCGGTCCCGATCATGACCCAGACCACGATCCCGAAGACCTTGAACAGCACAACTTTTCAATTGCCAGCTCCGCAGCCAGGTCCTTGGGTAGCAGTAGTAGCCAACACGAGGAGTCAAGCTCACTAGAGGAATGTCCTATACAAGA ACTCATATCGTCAATGGCTACTGCGAAAACATCGACCCTGACAGTTCCCATTTCAGATGCATATATTGAACTGAACCAAGTTGATCCACACATGCTGAGTAGGTACTACGGGTC